The DNA segment TTTTATCCATTTGGATTGAGTTTGATTCAAAATAGTTGTGATCTGTGATGCTCAAATTGTCCAGAAAGTAAATGATATGAGAATGCTTTTAATTAATATTATGTGTGATGTTCAAATCCATggtgttgatcatattgaaatcgACAATATTTGTGACAGCATTACTTCTTGAATCAATAAGCCTGGAATAAATATGAGATAATTCAACAAGAAGGCAATGGCACCAAAGCTACAGTGGGCAGCAATACCAGAGGCCGAACATGAAATACCACTGGCAATTTCTGATCTAAAATTCTCTACAAGATAGTTCACACTATACAGCAGAAATTCCATTCACTCTAAGCAGAGGAAGCACTAGAACTTATAATGCAGCATCAGCCTGTGCCACCGAGCTACGGTTGTGCCGGGCCCCCCCGCGGCGGCGCCGATGGCCACCGTATCTCACACCATCCGGTCCATAGTACTGCCTCGTCTCAATCTGATCGATCTTGCACTCAGCTGGAGGGGTTGGGTATCGATCACGATCGTAGCAGTAATAATAGGTCATGTGTCTCCGGCGAAAACCATCCATTTGAGCTCGTTGCTCCGGTGACATGGTCGAAGAGCCGTAGATGGCCGCATCAGGCCTCTCGCAAGCCGAAGAATGATCCATGGGGTTCACTGCACAGCCATGGATGACAAAATCTTGGAACTCAGCGACGTAAGGGGCGTATCTGTAGTTGACCTTGTAGCGGCCGCCGGAAGTAGCCCAACCGGAGccatcccatatggtggaatacaaAGACATTGGCTTGGAGGGGAAGCACCCCGCCATGGCCTCACTCCTCACTGTTTCCCTGATCGGGATGTCATCAATGTAGAATCTGCACAACATAACCATTGAGTTCAAGAAATCCACGTATGTTTCCGAAGGGATTGTCGCAGAATTTTCGTCAGGATTCTTGCAACTCTTACGTGATTCTTTCGTGATTCCAAAGGATGGAGTAGCGATGGAAATCCTCGGTGGGGTCAAACCAGAGCTCGTATCGCTCTTCTCTTCCGACCGCTGTGCTCCCGTTTCCATAGACGTTGGTCTGAACTCTCCACTCCCTCCCCCTTATATTTCCCAAGAACTCGAAGTCCAGTTCGTCGTGGGTCTTCGGGAATACATCCCCATTCGACATCTACAGTTCAAGAGAAACAAGATGAGACATGCCAGAATAATTATACAGAGAGGTGTAGTATGGAAAGCATACGTAGAAGGCAACGACGACGCCGGCGGCGTAGTCCGCAGGGAGCTTGATGGAGGCGCTGAAGAATCCATGGAGATAGAGGTCTTGGGAGGTGAATCCGGCACCTGAGGCGTTCAGAAATCGAACACACTATACCTTGTTAGATGATGGAAAAAGATCAAAAGGTGAGATTTTGAAGGGAAGCAGAGGGAGGAAGACCTGTTCGCTCGTCGAGGGAGATGCGAACCCTCTTCCCATCGCGGAGTAGGATCAAATTGCCACCACCGAACAGCTGGGCGTACCCCTCCTCGAACGAGAGAGTCGGGAGGCTCTCCAGAAGAGCAGCAGATGCATTGCAGAAGAATAGGAATAGAGGAGagcagacgaagaagaagaagaagaagaagcagaaagcTGAAGGAAACAGTGTGCTCACCATCTCTCCTCTATCTCTGCTGACTCCCCTGTGTCTGATTTCAAATTAAAGGAGAAAGGTGgctcctttcttcttctctctctccctctctctctctcagtggaAAGGGTAAGCAAAGGCTGCCCTCTAATGTTGAGAGGAGTGAGGAGTTGTTCCCTTCTTATTGCTCTTTGGATGCTTAGAATTTTCCcttgtttaaaaataaatattatatatatatatatatatatatatatatatatatataaatatataatattgcaACTGTGAGATGTAGGATAAACTGAAGGAATCATTCCCCACATTATCTCTTTTGTTTTCTGAAACAAGCACAATAAACACTTATCTTGCTTTCTTTACAAAAATAGCTTAAATATCTGTACCTATAAAAGAAAGCTATATTATGCAAACTGAGGCACAGTAAAAATGCAACTTAGTGGATGAAATAGTGTTTTGGTAATGGATTTAGGTGAAACAGGGAAATGTTATTGAAGTGAAATGAAGGAATCAAGAAACACTTTTCTTGCTTTCTTAACATAATAACTTGAATATCCATACCTATAAAAGAAAGCTAAATTATGTAAACAGAAACACAGTAAAAAATGCAAACTATTGAATAAACAAGAGTTTTTATAATGGATTTAgatggggaaaaaaaaagaaatgttatTGAAGATGAATCATTTGGGGAGAGGGGAACATGATGTGTTGCTGTGGACATTCTGTATTTGGTTGCTGTAGTTTATGGGTGTCATCAGTAGGTATCATTGAATTGGAGCAGTAAAATAGTGGGCAAGCCAGTCACAAGTTGCAGCTTAGTTTTGACTTCAAGCATCAGCTTTTATGGCACTTAGCAAAAGAAGAGTCTGATGGAGCTAAACTATGACAAAAGTAACAACTCAgacacaaagaaagaaagaaaaagcttAGTTGTCTTACTgtgtggattttgcatcaaactcttGTGTGTTTTTGTTATTTTCCTCCTAATAACATGTATATTGGATTGAACATGACAAATTGTGGGGACAAGTAAGGCTTTGTctatactaattttttttatttgtgtgATCTTTTCTCTTACACTGAAGTTACTAACAGTGGCAAAATTTATAAAATACCTTGATATTTATTTCAGTTTTCTATATCACATAGTGTTTAACAAATATAAATAAGGTTCAAAGATAATCTATGCCAGTATAAAATACTTAGAGTTGTTGAAGAATCAAGCCACTATGGGTCAGCTGATTAATATGAGAAACAATAATTATTAAGACGATAGATATGAGTACCACGAATAGACTAATCGAGTGGAATGAAGGTGATTAATACGATAGATCAACGAAGTTATGCTCAAAATGAATTTTCAACATTCTTGAAGAGCCTGATGATAATTTAAATTcgtctttcaaatattttgaccgTTAATAAAATGAATTGATTATGAAAAAGTTAAAAAAtggattaaaatgaatcatacatTGCTAAGAGATTAAAaagtaaaatcatatatatatatatatatatatatatatatatatatatatatagttccgcAATTTAAACCTATTAACCCGTATTAATTGTTGGTGATGTTTTCCTTGttgaaaaatcatttttatggaaaGCCAAAAATTTAGTTGACTACTTAAATAGTAAAAGATTTCAAGTATTCTACTCATCTACACAATGCACTCAGTGTGCAACCACTACTTCCTCATATGCTCATGCCACCTACCTTCAATTATGATCCTATCTCCCTGAGGCATCAAATGAGTGAGCATGATGATGGAGAAGAtagagcaagtagttgcattaatGGAGTGACCATCATAACACAGTGCATATGAGTGCATAAGTGTATACTTTTATTTATGGTACATGTGCTTTAGAGAGATAAATAATGGGGCAGATTGCTTTGTTGCACCCTTGAAATAGTTTTAAAGATCTCAAGTCACAtagataaaatcatttaaactataTGAGCACTTATGAAGGCTACTAATCAAAGATAAagcagaaaaaggaaaagaaaaagaaaaatgattgGCCTCGAttctctcaaaaagttgtaaataCATGAAACAAAGATCAAACGATCTTCCCTTTGTTTTCGATTTGTGTGTCGGAAATTGAATTCCCTTTTAAAGTTATCAATGTTATAAAGCAATGAGGCACATCCCAAtctctatttttttctcttttcaaatTAAAGTTACATTAAAAGTATACTTTTGTTCATTTTTATGTGTTTTGCTCACTTttatgtgttatatatatatatatatatatatatatatatatatatatatatatatatatatctattaggTGTCTCCCTTCATTTAATAGTTTTGTTAGGATTTAAAGTTCTAACTTACATAAAAACCTAGGTAGCTCAAGATCATCTTTACTGGCTAAGATTATATTGATCGATAAGCTTACGCTTTATTAGTATGTTTGGGTAATATCATGAAAGTTTTATATTTATTAGGTaatctaaattattattattatttcttttagaGGGATCAAGAGACCACTACATGTATAGCGTTAgactagtcgatgcacatccatctGAGACAAGACTGGAAGCTCCTGAGCTGGTCATCAACATGGGAGAGGCTACGTGCGTACAACATCTTGCTAGGCAATAGTGGCTTGGTGCTACTGCTAGTGATTGCTTTCATGACGATGTCTCCTCTTGTCATTAATGAaggttttaatttttttcttaaaactgaaactacatatgtcattatattaataatttattgtaagTTAGTATGTCATGCAATTAAACTCTAACatctattaactcaaacttaatGGGAGAGATTTATATATCAtgttttttgaaaatataaggattattttagacacgataaaaccat comes from the Musa acuminata AAA Group cultivar baxijiao chromosome BXJ2-8, Cavendish_Baxijiao_AAA, whole genome shotgun sequence genome and includes:
- the LOC135585024 gene encoding probable xyloglucan endotransglucosylase/hydrolase protein 28; protein product: MVSTLFPSAFCFFFFFFFVCSPLFLFFCNASAALLESLPTLSFEEGYAQLFGGGNLILLRDGKRVRISLDERTGAGFTSQDLYLHGFFSASIKLPADYAAGVVVAFYMSNGDVFPKTHDELDFEFLGNIRGREWRVQTNVYGNGSTAVGREERYELWFDPTEDFHRYSILWNHERITFYIDDIPIRETVRSEAMAGCFPSKPMSLYSTIWDGSGWATSGGRYKVNYRYAPYVAEFQDFVIHGCAVNPMDHSSACERPDAAIYGSSTMSPEQRAQMDGFRRRHMTYYYCYDRDRYPTPPAECKIDQIETRQYYGPDGVRYGGHRRRRGGARHNRSSVAQADAAL